The Nocardioides panzhihuensis genome has a segment encoding these proteins:
- a CDS encoding protein TPRXL, with amino-acid sequence MLGAVKDPDFELKLLPGWERHSPDSAGKEKMDAALKQRFMAANRPELHATLRSQLDEAYAVMKKQDVVAYFAQTGDMGDSKAYYPASILAAVRRSPDGSNLDAYVAQAIRDHGAKPLFGDKRFVRFERESTRVLEGGNIVVTSIVYMTPIPGSQRRRGLQLMASLARPESMSAADEKFIGWKNGLDLCVSTLRWLPA; translated from the coding sequence ATGCTCGGAGCTGTCAAGGATCCGGACTTTGAACTGAAGCTTCTTCCAGGATGGGAGCGGCACAGCCCTGACTCTGCGGGCAAGGAGAAGATGGACGCTGCCCTGAAGCAGCGCTTCATGGCCGCCAACAGACCCGAGCTGCACGCGACTCTTCGATCGCAGCTGGACGAGGCGTACGCGGTCATGAAGAAGCAGGACGTCGTCGCGTACTTCGCACAGACCGGGGACATGGGCGACAGCAAGGCGTATTACCCTGCCTCGATCCTCGCGGCGGTCCGACGTTCCCCGGATGGCAGCAACCTCGACGCCTATGTCGCACAAGCCATTCGCGACCACGGCGCGAAGCCTCTGTTCGGCGACAAGCGGTTCGTCCGGTTCGAGCGGGAGTCCACTCGCGTTCTGGAAGGCGGCAACATCGTGGTGACGTCGATCGTCTACATGACGCCTATTCCAGGCTCTCAGCGGCGCCGTGGTCTGCAGTTGATGGCCTCCCTCGCCCGCCCTGAGTCGATGTCCGCAGCGGACGAGAAGTTCATCGGGTGGAAGAATGGGCTCGACCTGTGCGTGTCCACTCTGCGGTGGTTGCCCGCCTGA
- a CDS encoding DUF3592 domain-containing protein has product MLILPAWLTIHLVRRQRRLATWTRTQATIRHTRKTKYDSSATTGSAATEAAFRARYEYRDATGVPHRGEVEHLPDPKVGDIVEVMYAPDDPSSSDTVYGGSVAGRIVNYSAVFILLGGGGVFLILASLDLISL; this is encoded by the coding sequence ATGCTGATCCTCCCGGCGTGGCTGACGATCCATCTCGTACGCCGCCAGCGACGGCTGGCCACCTGGACCCGAACGCAGGCGACCATCCGCCACACTCGGAAGACGAAGTACGACTCCTCGGCCACAACGGGCTCGGCCGCGACCGAGGCCGCCTTCCGCGCCCGCTACGAGTACCGCGACGCCACCGGCGTCCCGCACCGCGGCGAGGTCGAGCACCTTCCCGACCCGAAGGTCGGCGACATCGTCGAGGTCATGTACGCCCCCGACGACCCGAGCTCCAGCGACACCGTCTACGGCGGCTCGGTCGCCGGACGCATCGTCAACTACAGCGCCGTCTTCATCCTTCTCGGCGGAGGCGGCGTCTTCTTGATCCTCGCCTCCCTCGACCTGATCTCGCTCTAG
- a CDS encoding transcriptional regulator — protein sequence MRTRTTVRTARLAAGGLSLGLALTLTACGSDDSKDDAAVETETSASASESASSSAAPVGDEAEVKIGKTLKDPDMGDTIEIISAVRDFPSTEEADLIADGGEVVLVQVKVKPGKEYGGRVSEGNFEISWDKGADFESSDTRLMTEEMTAAKRTPLEDVQRRDGGEHTGWIAFQVDEKADTYLIEYTRDGAKVIGSDKTIAEFEEQVEIPAG from the coding sequence ATGCGCACTCGCACCACCGTCCGGACCGCTCGACTGGCAGCCGGCGGCCTCAGCCTCGGCCTAGCACTCACGTTGACCGCCTGCGGCTCCGACGACAGCAAGGACGACGCTGCGGTCGAGACCGAGACGAGTGCGTCGGCGTCCGAGTCCGCGTCATCTTCTGCGGCGCCGGTAGGCGACGAGGCCGAGGTGAAGATCGGGAAGACGCTCAAGGACCCCGACATGGGCGACACGATCGAGATCATCTCCGCGGTCCGTGACTTCCCGTCGACGGAGGAGGCCGACCTGATCGCCGACGGCGGCGAGGTCGTGCTGGTCCAGGTGAAGGTCAAGCCCGGCAAGGAGTACGGCGGCCGGGTCTCGGAAGGGAACTTTGAGATCTCCTGGGACAAGGGCGCGGACTTCGAGAGCTCGGACACCCGCCTGATGACCGAGGAGATGACCGCCGCGAAGCGTACGCCGCTCGAAGACGTGCAGCGGCGCGACGGCGGCGAGCACACCGGGTGGATCGCCTTCCAGGTCGACGAGAAGGCGGACACGTACCTCATCGAATACACCCGCGACGGCGCCAAGGTGATCGGTTCGGACAAGACGATCGCCGAGTTCGAGGAGCAGGTGGAGATCCCCGCCGGCTGA
- a CDS encoding ABC transporter substrate-binding protein has translation MTSTNPASKANPTDGNLDIASLTRGAFGTLVTDTVEMDETFGKVTMEGGEQARVRYDLAEPSWSDGVPIDTADLMLAWAATSGYFRTPKEGSPDGGVDFGAVPTGLTKSAYIPEVDEGARAIEVPLVVPVVDWRTALDVAVPAHVVGQKALKIEDPIEAKEVVETAIEESDTAKLTKIAEAWNSAFTVAEDGKASEEALLSSGPYRISKIAAGESGQEVDLEANPEYAGEARPTYEQVRLAPASADALDSLGEQVDVVQVAPTKGNRKQVRDLERRDYGVANANDGTMWALILRSDRGLFKRKNTRTAFLRAVPRGDIAEGGAGEWAEAYEATDVVLFPPGGEGYQIATEDSGFATKFGASADATAPGGARVCVAYDKSSPFASGAYDTIANVVDDDGWSATDCGVSSADKLLSGNKWDAALIRIPIPQTPEEIATQWGSKGSRNATGGGDRERDRLISELARTADPYEARDVRVEIEKTLVTDSIVVPIVMNPTVTVSDKKVDSVRPRSGQIAPLVSTIVEWSPTKK, from the coding sequence TTGACGAGCACCAACCCGGCGAGCAAGGCGAACCCGACCGACGGGAACCTCGACATCGCCTCGCTGACCCGCGGAGCCTTCGGCACCCTGGTCACCGACACCGTCGAGATGGACGAGACCTTCGGCAAGGTCACGATGGAGGGCGGCGAGCAGGCCCGGGTGCGCTACGACCTGGCCGAGCCCAGCTGGTCCGACGGAGTGCCGATCGACACCGCCGACCTCATGCTCGCCTGGGCGGCGACCTCCGGCTACTTCCGCACTCCGAAGGAGGGAAGCCCGGACGGCGGGGTCGACTTCGGCGCGGTGCCGACCGGGCTGACCAAGAGCGCCTACATCCCCGAGGTCGACGAGGGCGCGCGCGCCATCGAGGTTCCGCTCGTGGTCCCGGTGGTCGACTGGCGTACGGCTCTCGACGTAGCCGTCCCGGCGCACGTCGTCGGGCAGAAGGCGCTGAAGATCGAGGACCCGATCGAGGCCAAGGAGGTCGTCGAGACCGCGATCGAGGAGTCGGACACCGCGAAGCTGACCAAGATCGCGGAGGCGTGGAACAGCGCGTTCACCGTCGCCGAGGACGGCAAGGCGTCCGAGGAGGCGCTGCTGTCCAGCGGGCCCTACCGGATCTCGAAGATCGCTGCCGGCGAGAGCGGGCAGGAGGTCGACCTGGAGGCCAACCCGGAGTACGCGGGTGAGGCCAGGCCGACGTACGAGCAGGTACGCCTCGCCCCGGCGAGCGCCGATGCCTTGGACAGCCTCGGTGAGCAGGTCGACGTCGTCCAGGTCGCCCCGACCAAGGGCAACCGAAAGCAGGTGCGTGACCTCGAGCGCCGCGACTACGGCGTCGCGAACGCCAACGACGGCACCATGTGGGCGTTGATCCTCCGCTCGGACCGCGGCCTGTTCAAACGCAAGAACACCCGCACGGCCTTCCTGCGGGCAGTCCCTCGCGGCGACATCGCCGAGGGCGGCGCGGGAGAGTGGGCCGAGGCGTACGAGGCCACCGATGTCGTGCTCTTCCCGCCGGGTGGCGAGGGCTATCAGATCGCCACCGAGGACTCCGGGTTCGCCACGAAGTTCGGGGCTTCCGCAGATGCGACCGCCCCCGGCGGTGCCCGGGTCTGTGTCGCCTACGACAAGTCGAGCCCGTTCGCCTCGGGCGCCTACGACACGATCGCGAACGTCGTCGACGACGACGGCTGGTCCGCCACCGACTGCGGTGTGTCCTCGGCCGACAAGCTGCTGTCCGGCAACAAGTGGGACGCCGCCCTCATCCGCATCCCGATCCCGCAGACCCCGGAGGAGATCGCGACTCAGTGGGGGAGCAAGGGCAGCCGGAACGCCACCGGCGGCGGCGACCGCGAACGCGACCGGCTCATCAGCGAGCTGGCCCGCACCGCCGACCCCTACGAGGCCCGCGACGTTCGCGTCGAGATCGAGAAGACGCTGGTCACGGACTCGATCGTGGTGCCGATCGTGATGAACCCGACGGTGACGGTGAGCGACAAGAAGGTCGACAGCGTACGTCCTCGTTCCGGCCAGATCGCGCCGCTCGTCTCGACCATCGTGGAGTGGTCGCCGACCAAGAAGTAG
- a CDS encoding protein kinase domain-containing protein, with protein MTTLHPGAVFGHYRLDRILGEGGMGVVYDAFDTKLERRVALKMVHAHLADRQFIDMFIREGQTLAQIRSPHIIAIYDIGEHQGSPFIVTQFIKGGDVTGLVRSSGPLAPHLACLVNAQVAEALHDAHQAGIIHQDVKPSNVLVRNPASPLDPFVLLCDFGIATSSSDSPAGGITGTWNYLAPEYIRDERDAQGRPITPEPSRDIYAAGCMLWFTLTGKIPYSGAAVQVAMAHQSAPIPQFVGSDDWTKAANRILQLSMAKDRRSRYQSATAFKDDLLNLREITAPAQLLPAPSMTDPNPAPIPVAAVRAPSESEAILIEEAQRPSKITPLRVGAAMVGVAALGVGGALAITQPWVEHGPEPIVPTVKGAAYADVNGDKFGDVITNVQNPDGEGVDVVTWKSDGRALTPSKPVTYDDPALPADNDGGQVFPLCDDFTGDGKNSFVTFVRSEKGFKFDGDLEGSLKAPAGVVEQGKKMKNSNFYYDLGTDDFDGDGVADLFMATHFGNANPDLDRQGRRVGDGTIWVYRGTGSGFAEPTLFASYPATSVEQVAVGEFTGDEKADLVVLNRVEGSPEDMTLTSGASDLDLYQGEGTTVAAAKTFSFKHQSISSFLTGDVNGDGRDDVVAAESGRGEGQSITVGTFSEDLAQFSVATRGKLPKPRNTLKTTSRYPLTVADVNGDGRTDIVAVSQDSSDSPYAFYVALASKTGTFPGHTMATWKKSPDDVRRYNLMGGTLG; from the coding sequence ATGACGACGCTTCATCCCGGGGCTGTGTTCGGGCACTACCGACTGGATCGCATCCTCGGCGAAGGTGGAATGGGCGTCGTCTACGACGCGTTCGACACCAAGCTCGAACGCCGGGTCGCGCTGAAGATGGTGCACGCCCACCTCGCCGACCGGCAGTTCATCGACATGTTCATCCGCGAGGGGCAGACCCTGGCGCAGATCAGGTCGCCCCACATCATCGCGATCTATGACATCGGCGAGCATCAGGGCAGCCCGTTCATCGTCACCCAGTTCATCAAGGGCGGTGATGTGACCGGACTCGTACGCAGCAGCGGACCGTTGGCGCCGCACCTGGCCTGCCTGGTGAACGCCCAGGTGGCGGAGGCGCTTCACGACGCCCACCAGGCGGGGATCATCCACCAGGACGTCAAGCCCTCCAACGTGCTCGTACGTAACCCGGCGAGCCCTCTCGACCCGTTCGTCCTCCTGTGCGACTTCGGGATCGCGACCTCGTCCTCCGATTCGCCTGCCGGAGGGATCACCGGCACCTGGAACTACCTGGCGCCCGAATACATCCGCGACGAGCGTGACGCGCAGGGCCGGCCGATCACTCCCGAGCCGTCCCGCGACATCTACGCGGCCGGCTGCATGCTGTGGTTCACGCTGACCGGCAAGATCCCCTACTCGGGTGCGGCCGTGCAGGTTGCGATGGCGCACCAGAGCGCGCCGATCCCGCAGTTCGTCGGCTCCGACGACTGGACCAAGGCGGCCAACCGGATCCTCCAGCTGTCGATGGCGAAGGACCGACGGAGCCGCTACCAGAGCGCGACAGCCTTCAAGGACGACCTGCTGAACCTGCGCGAGATCACCGCGCCCGCTCAGCTGCTGCCCGCCCCGTCGATGACCGACCCCAACCCGGCGCCGATTCCGGTCGCCGCCGTGCGGGCGCCCTCCGAGAGCGAGGCCATCCTGATCGAGGAGGCGCAGCGGCCGTCCAAGATCACTCCGCTCCGGGTCGGTGCGGCGATGGTCGGCGTGGCTGCCCTCGGCGTCGGTGGGGCACTGGCGATCACCCAGCCCTGGGTCGAGCACGGGCCCGAGCCCATCGTGCCGACCGTCAAGGGGGCTGCGTACGCGGATGTGAACGGGGACAAGTTCGGGGACGTGATCACCAATGTCCAGAATCCTGACGGCGAGGGCGTCGACGTCGTCACCTGGAAGTCGGACGGACGCGCCCTGACCCCGTCGAAGCCCGTCACGTACGACGACCCTGCGCTGCCGGCCGACAACGACGGAGGCCAGGTGTTCCCGCTCTGCGATGACTTCACCGGCGACGGGAAGAACTCGTTCGTCACCTTCGTGCGGAGTGAGAAGGGCTTCAAGTTCGACGGTGATCTGGAGGGGTCTCTCAAAGCTCCCGCGGGGGTCGTCGAGCAGGGCAAGAAGATGAAGAACTCGAACTTCTACTACGACCTCGGCACCGACGACTTCGACGGTGACGGTGTCGCCGATCTGTTCATGGCCACGCACTTCGGCAACGCGAACCCCGACCTCGACAGACAGGGGAGGAGGGTCGGGGACGGCACGATATGGGTCTACCGAGGAACCGGGTCAGGGTTCGCGGAACCGACGCTCTTCGCGTCCTACCCGGCCACATCGGTCGAGCAGGTCGCGGTCGGCGAGTTCACCGGGGACGAGAAGGCCGATCTGGTGGTCCTGAATCGAGTCGAAGGTAGTCCGGAGGACATGACGCTCACCTCTGGAGCGTCGGACCTGGACCTCTATCAGGGAGAGGGGACGACGGTCGCCGCCGCGAAGACGTTCTCGTTCAAGCATCAGTCGATCAGCTCGTTCCTCACCGGTGACGTCAACGGCGACGGTCGCGACGACGTCGTCGCCGCTGAATCCGGTCGTGGTGAGGGCCAGTCGATCACCGTCGGCACGTTCAGCGAGGACCTGGCCCAATTCTCGGTCGCCACCCGAGGGAAGCTGCCCAAGCCCCGCAACACCCTCAAGACCACCAGCAGGTATCCCCTCACCGTTGCCGACGTCAACGGTGACGGACGGACCGACATCGTCGCCGTCTCGCAGGACAGCAGCGACAGCCCCTATGCCTTCTACGTCGCTCTGGCCTCGAAGACCGGGACGTTCCCCGGTCACACGATGGCGACGTGGAAGAAGTCGCCCGACGATGTGCGTCGCTACAACCTGATGGGAGGAACCCTCGGATGA
- a CDS encoding protein kinase domain-containing protein translates to MIGPYRLEQQVASNEMAVVYRATDTRLNRAVAIKVLLGRGARDPEFVSRFDKQATLMAKLDSPHIMGVYTNGRTNDGAPYLVSQFADGGDLGSLLKARGRLPGPLAADICAQIADGLAAIHSPEVGVVHGDVKPSNILLRDGNSPPFAYLSDFAAARADDSATARPGIHSGAWNYLAPERAMGAPATPASDLYSLGCLFYELVTGTVPFTGANDVETAMAHGSQPIPTLPGRDDFTLQANDLLSGERGLLAKDPAQRTNEAVRVRDRFAAMAGRQMGFASGATVTLKRAKTTWWIAGAAALAVVVAGGAALGITLATTENTPAKPKPAVRGDIDGDRLGDLVLGAPFGDVNYNWDGNAATLFASTGKGFEAGTTEGLKFGNLVGDLDADGKVDVVQVSGVGSSFNVDSNAKNQPDGAIQVPASGKRLAMFCADFNGDGRDDIGMISVGNGTKLPKEDADLAKLEDLEFHVTVMLSKADNTWAKSTDWYTGPWKGATFDINFEVGDLDGDKRADLIMGAKEASPAAAVLLMSQGSKLTKTELELPGPDGDRVAGPSNYADVTGDGKDELITQEIVDQKWAIRVYSYDPEGKKLVPEPSWDIDDPVKNDDAVSGSQIPAVADVNGDGKDDLVNPLRAGDGDYEYLNKASVLISGKDTFTAETWEMPAADEFETHPPLRNVSNNNGTGTL, encoded by the coding sequence ATGATCGGCCCCTACCGGCTCGAGCAGCAGGTGGCGTCCAACGAGATGGCGGTCGTCTACAGGGCCACCGACACCCGGCTCAACCGAGCGGTCGCCATCAAGGTGCTCCTCGGGCGGGGCGCACGCGACCCCGAGTTCGTGTCTCGGTTCGACAAGCAGGCCACACTGATGGCCAAGCTGGACTCTCCGCACATCATGGGCGTCTACACCAACGGCCGAACCAACGACGGCGCTCCCTACCTCGTCTCCCAGTTCGCCGACGGAGGTGACCTCGGCTCGCTGCTCAAGGCTCGTGGCCGTCTCCCCGGCCCGCTGGCCGCCGACATCTGCGCTCAGATCGCGGATGGTCTGGCCGCGATCCACTCGCCCGAGGTCGGCGTCGTGCACGGCGACGTGAAACCGTCGAACATCCTGCTGCGCGACGGCAACAGTCCGCCGTTCGCCTACCTGTCCGACTTCGCTGCGGCGCGCGCCGATGACTCCGCGACGGCCCGGCCCGGGATCCACTCCGGTGCCTGGAACTATCTGGCGCCCGAGCGCGCGATGGGTGCGCCGGCGACTCCGGCCAGCGACCTCTACTCGCTCGGCTGCCTGTTCTACGAGCTCGTCACCGGGACCGTTCCCTTCACCGGCGCGAACGACGTCGAGACCGCGATGGCTCATGGGTCCCAGCCCATCCCGACCTTGCCGGGTCGCGACGACTTCACCCTGCAGGCCAACGACCTGCTCTCCGGGGAGCGTGGTCTGCTCGCCAAGGATCCCGCCCAACGTACGAACGAGGCCGTCCGCGTCCGTGACCGGTTCGCCGCGATGGCCGGGCGCCAGATGGGCTTCGCGTCCGGAGCCACCGTCACCCTCAAACGCGCCAAGACCACGTGGTGGATCGCCGGTGCGGCGGCGTTGGCGGTCGTCGTCGCGGGCGGCGCCGCGCTGGGGATCACCCTCGCGACCACGGAGAACACGCCGGCGAAGCCCAAACCGGCGGTACGTGGCGACATCGACGGGGATCGGCTGGGTGATCTGGTGCTCGGTGCGCCGTTCGGTGACGTCAACTACAACTGGGACGGCAACGCCGCCACCCTCTTCGCCTCCACCGGCAAGGGGTTCGAGGCCGGCACCACCGAAGGCCTCAAGTTCGGCAACCTGGTCGGGGACCTGGACGCCGACGGAAAGGTCGACGTGGTCCAGGTCTCCGGCGTCGGGTCGTCGTTCAACGTCGACTCCAATGCGAAGAACCAGCCTGACGGCGCCATCCAGGTGCCGGCATCGGGCAAGCGCCTGGCCATGTTCTGCGCCGACTTCAACGGTGACGGGCGCGACGACATCGGCATGATCTCGGTCGGCAACGGGACCAAGCTGCCCAAGGAAGACGCCGATCTGGCGAAGCTCGAGGACCTCGAGTTCCACGTGACGGTCATGCTGAGCAAGGCGGACAACACCTGGGCCAAGAGCACCGACTGGTACACCGGTCCCTGGAAGGGCGCCACGTTCGACATCAACTTCGAGGTCGGCGACCTCGACGGCGACAAGCGAGCAGACCTCATCATGGGCGCCAAAGAGGCCTCGCCGGCCGCTGCGGTCCTGCTGATGAGCCAGGGCTCGAAGCTCACCAAGACCGAGCTCGAGCTGCCCGGGCCCGACGGTGATCGGGTCGCCGGGCCGTCGAACTATGCCGACGTCACCGGTGACGGGAAGGACGAGCTGATCACCCAGGAGATCGTGGACCAGAAGTGGGCCATCCGCGTCTACTCCTACGACCCCGAGGGCAAGAAGCTCGTCCCCGAGCCGTCGTGGGACATCGACGACCCGGTCAAGAACGACGACGCTGTCAGCGGGTCTCAGATCCCTGCGGTCGCCGACGTCAACGGTGACGGCAAGGACGACCTGGTCAACCCGCTGCGCGCCGGCGACGGGGACTACGAGTATCTCAACAAGGCGTCGGTCCTGATCTCGGGCAAGGACACGTTCACTGCCGAGACGTGGGAGATGCCCGCCGCAGACGAGTTCGAGACCCACCCGCCGTTGCGCAACGTATCCAACAACAACGGCACCGGGACTCTCTAG